From a region of the Syntrophorhabdaceae bacterium genome:
- a CDS encoding rubrerythrin family protein, with the protein MSKTEENLKEAFAGESQANRKYLAFAKKADQEGFKQVAKLFRAAAEAETIHAHNHLKELKGVRSTKENLQEAIAGETHEFKSMYPGMIDEAKTSGNAGASQSFTYANEVEKVHAKLYQEAYDALGKNKVADYYVCRVCGHTVEGEPPDECPVCKSKKAAYYKVE; encoded by the coding sequence ATGTCAAAAACAGAAGAGAATCTTAAGGAAGCCTTTGCCGGCGAATCGCAGGCGAACAGAAAGTATCTGGCTTTCGCAAAAAAAGCAGACCAGGAAGGGTTCAAACAGGTCGCCAAACTATTTCGTGCCGCCGCCGAGGCGGAGACGATTCACGCGCATAACCACTTGAAAGAGTTAAAGGGCGTGAGGAGCACAAAAGAGAACCTTCAGGAGGCCATAGCTGGCGAAACCCACGAGTTTAAGTCCATGTACCCGGGTATGATCGACGAGGCAAAGACATCGGGCAACGCCGGCGCTTCTCAGAGTTTTACCTATGCCAATGAAGTGGAGAAGGTCCATGCAAAGCTGTATCAGGAAGCCTACGACGCTCTCGGTAAGAACAAGGTAGCCGACTATTATGTGTGCAGGGTGTGCGGACATACGGTCGAGGGCGAGCCGCCCGATGAATGTCCGGTCTGCAAGTCAAAGAAGGCGGCTTATTACAAAGTTGAATAG